Within Thermodesulfobacteriota bacterium, the genomic segment GTTATACAGCTCTTCGCGACGCCAGTCAAGATTCGAGACGTTCCTGGCCGAGAAACCGGGCATCGCCTCTGGCCGTGGCCGAGGACTTCAAGGGGGGCGGGGGCGAGAGTCGGTTGGGGCTCCGGCGCCGAAGCCCCTCTCCCCCGGGCGGGGGAGAGGGGCGTGCGAGGCCTCTTACGGCTTCTTGTGGTAGCCCTTGGCGTTGGAGGCCGCCCACGCCTTGTCCCGCTGCGCGTGGCAGGAAAGGCAGGCATACTCCACGGTGACGAAGGGTTCCGCGAAGGTCTTCGTCGTGCCGTCGGGGCTCTTCACGTCGCGAAACATGGAGGCGTTGGGGTCGGTGTTGATGCGGAAGATGTGGGTGCGGATGTCGCCGATGTAGGTAGCCACGGTGATCGCCGATCGGGTCGCCTTGTGCATGTGGCAGTTGACGCAGGCCTTGGTGCCGCTGTTGTGCACGTTCTTCACGAACGACCTGGCCACATCGGCGTGGCACTCGGCGCAGTTGTGACCTGCTCGCGGGAGGACTTCCACCGCCACGCGGATGATCATGCTGGACGTACAAAGACAACGCCGCCCCCGTTCGGGGGCGGCGTGATCTATCGGCGTCCGGTCGAGTCCCAGCAAGGCCGGGGTCTGCCCGCCGCGCCTACGGGAGCCAGGGCGCCTCGCCCACGACGACCTCCGCGTAGCGGCCCGCCTCCCAAGGCCAGATGGCCCGGTAGCTCGCCTTCAGGGCACGGTCGCCGCCCATGTAGGCCCAGAGGTACTCGGCGGGGTGCAGACCGAAGCTCCGGCCCTCCCGGTCGGTGGCGAAGATGTGTTGCTTACGGTCGCCCCGGCCGCGCTCGTTGTTCCAGGTGGCGACGCCGTTCCAGGGCCAGCCGTACGTCTGGGTCCAGCCCTTCGTGCCGTTCAGGACGTCGAGGACCCTGGCCGTGTCGAAGTGGCAGCTCCCGCACAACTGTTCCCGGGGAGCGCTCAGGCGGATCAGGCCGTCGGGGTCGTTCTTGACGAGGAGGTGCTCCTGACCCGCTGGCCCCAGGGCCACGTTGCTCCCCACGCCGTGGGCGTTGTGGCAGTCGAAGCAGGCCTGGGACCCGTGGAGGGAACTGCCGCCGCGGATGTAGTCCGTGAGCAGGATGTCCATGTCCTGCTGGTGGTCGCGCCGGCCCTTGCCGTCGATGGACACCTGCCGGTTGCCGTCGCCCCAGGCGGGACGCGTGTACTCGAACACGTCCATGAGCCCCAGGCTTCCGCCCAGCACGAAGCCCCGGTTGTCATTGGCCCCCTGTCCGTAAAGGGTGTTGCTCTGGGTGCGGGTGTGGCACTGGCTGCACACGGCCTGGCGCTCGGCACCGGTGAGATCGGCCGGGTGGATGACGTGGTCCGGGTTTCGAGTTGCCGCATGCTGGGCCCCGGGGCCATGGCAGGACTCGCAGGACACCCGGATGTCGGCCACGAAGAGGTCCTTGAGGTGCGTCTGGGAAGGATCGCCGGCGACGTACTTCTCCTTGGCGGCCTTCCACCCCTCGGGGTCGAAGCCCGTGGTATGGCAGCCGATGCAGCGCTCCTGCCAGGAGCGGAACTCACCGTAGTTGTTGCTGCTGGGCGCGGGGGTCGCCCCGGTCAGGCCGATCTCGATGAAGAGGAAGTTGTAGCCGGCCCGTGCCCGGTTGCCGGGGTAGGAGATGACGTAGGGCTCGCCGGTGGCGGGGTCCATCTTGATGTCGTAGCGGATGCCGCCGTTGGTGGTGTAGGCCACGTAGGCCTCCTCCACCGGGCCGCCGTCATAGTAGACCGCGTAGCGCTGCTTGCGGGTGGCGCCGACGACGATGGCAACTTCGTCGATATTGTATTTCCTCTTCGTGAGGATCAGGTCCCCGGAGGCGACCACGCCGGGGTTGGCCGCGATCAGGCCAGCGCTCGCCTGGTCCAGGATCAGGTGGGAGAGGAGGGCGTCCCAGTTGTCCCGCACCCAGGGGTTGATGTTGGCGGTGCCGGCACTGCGCCCCTCGAAGGCAGGCCCGTAGGTGGCCTTCAGGGTGTGCCAGCTCTTCTTCCACTCGTTGTGGGCCGACTTGTGGCACGCCACGCAGGCGCCGGGCCCGGCGAACCCGGCCGTCATCGCGAGCGGCGCTCGCTGTCCGTCGGTGGTCTGCCCGGCCCAGGGGGCGGCGCCGTACTGGATCACGAAGCCGTCGGCGGCGAACTTGTCCCTCTCCCAGGGCCAGATCGCCCGGTAGTTGGCCTTGACGGCCGGGTCGGTGCCCCGGTACGCCCAGATGTACTCCTCGGGGTACAGGCCGAGGCTTCGGCCTTCTCCGTCGGTGGAGAAGATGTGCTGCTTGCGGTCGCCGCGGCCCCGCTCGTTGTTCCAGGTGGCCACCCCGTTCCAGGGCCAGCCGAAGGCCTGGGCCCAGCCGTCGGTGCCGTTGAGCACCTGGAGGTACTCGTCCACCTGACCCGCATGGCACGCTCCGCAGAGCTGTTCCCGGGTGGCCTTGAGGCGGATGCGGCCGTCCGGGTCGTTCTTGACGAGCAGGTGCGGCTGCCCGGAGGCCCGCAGGGGAACGCCCCCGCCCACGCCGTGGGCGTCGTGGCAGTCGAAGCACGCCTGGCCCCCGTGGGGATTCGAAGGCAGGCCACGGTCGAGCTCGTCGTTGACGTAGGCCGTCAGCAAGAGGTCCATGTCCTGCTGGTGGTCGCGGCGCCCCTTGCCGTCGATG encodes:
- a CDS encoding multiheme c-type cytochrome is translated as MRRGRLVVVGSLFLGAAFILAGCGSSGSGETTVAPRVPAVYVGPERCGACHVDAYNQWKTSWHTLKATYGPAFEGRSAGTANVNPWVRDNWGSLKSHLILDQASQALIDANPGIVASGDLILTKRKYDLGEVAIVVGATRKQRYAVYYDGGPVPEAYVAYTTNGGIRYDIKVDPATNEPYTISFPGNRARAGYNFLFIEVGLTGDNAAPSANNYGEWRSWQERCIGCHTTGFEPEAWNEAKAAYVAGERADLKDLFVADIRISCESCHGPGAVHAESRRKADIIHPAELGGAERLAVCGQCHTRTQTNTAHGQGANDNRGFVLGGEKTLMEVFDYTRPAWGDGNRQVSIDGKGRRDHQQDMDLLLTAYVNDELDRGLPSNPHGGQACFDCHDAHGVGGGVPLRASGQPHLLVKNDPDGRIRLKATREQLCGACHAGQVDEYLQVLNGTDGWAQAFGWPWNGVATWNNERGRGDRKQHIFSTDGEGRSLGLYPEEYIWAYRGTDPAVKANYRAIWPWERDKFAADGFVIQYGAAPWAGQTTDGQRAPLAMTAGFAGPGACVACHKSAHNEWKKSWHTLKATYGPAFEGRSAGTANINPWVRDNWDALLSHLILDQASAGLIAANPGVVASGDLILTKRKYNIDEVAIVVGATRKQRYAVYYDGGPVEEAYVAYTTNGGIRYDIKMDPATGEPYVISYPGNRARAGYNFLFIEIGLTGATPAPSSNNYGEFRSWQERCIGCHTTGFDPEGWKAAKEKYVAGDPSQTHLKDLFVADIRVSCESCHGPGAQHAATRNPDHVIHPADLTGAERQAVCSQCHTRTQSNTLYGQGANDNRGFVLGGSLGLMDVFEYTRPAWGDGNRQVSIDGKGRRDHQQDMDILLTDYIRGGSSLHGSQACFDCHNAHGVGSNVALGPAGQEHLLVKNDPDGLIRLSAPREQLCGSCHFDTARVLDVLNGTKGWTQTYGWPWNGVATWNNERGRGDRKQHIFATDREGRSFGLHPAEYLWAYMGGDRALKASYRAIWPWEAGRYAEVVVGEAPWLP